A single genomic interval of Corylus avellana chromosome ca10, CavTom2PMs-1.0 harbors:
- the LOC132163637 gene encoding ras-related protein RABE1c: MAAPPARARADYDYLIKLLLIGDSGVGKSCLLLRFSDGSFTTSFITTIGIDFKIRTIELDGKRIKLQIWDTAGQERFRTITTAYYRGAMGILLVYDVTDESSFNNIRNWIRNIEQHASDNVNKILVGNKADMDESKRAVPTSKGQALADEYGIKFFETSAKTNLNVEQVFFSIARDIKQRLADTDSRAEPTTIKINQADQGAGAGQAAQKSACCGS, from the exons ATGGCTGCTCCACCGGCAAGGGCTCGGGCCGATTACGATTACCTCATAAAGCTCCTACTGATCGGCGACAGCG GTGTGGGTAAGAGTTGCCTTCTTTTACGCTTCTCAGATGGTTCCTTCACCACAAGTTTTATCACCACCATTGG CATTGATTTTAAGATAAGAACGATTGAGCTTGATGGAAAACGGATCAAGCTACAAATTTGGGACACAGCTGGTCAGGAGCGGTTCCGAACAATCACAACTG CTTACTATCGTGGAGCGATGGGCATTTTGCTGGTCTATGATGTGACTGATGAATCATCTTTCAACA ACATTAGAAATTGGATTCGCAACATTGAACAACATGCTTCAGATAATGTTAACAAGATACTGGTTGGCAATAAAGCAGACATGGATGAAAGCAAGAGG GCTGTGCCTACCTCCAAGGGCCAAGCACTTGCTGATGAGTATGGTATCAAATTCTTTGAAACT AGTGCAAAGACAAATCTAAATGTGGAGCAAGTTTTCTTTTCGATAGCAAGGGATATAAAGCAGAGGCTTGCAGACACCGACTCTAGGGCTGAG CCTACAACCATCAAGATCAATCAAGCAGATCAAGGAGCTGGAGCTGGCCAAGCTGCCCAAAAGTCGGCTTGCTGTGGCTCTTAA
- the LOC132163570 gene encoding uncharacterized protein LOC132163570 — protein sequence MNKGFWMAKGVGHVNDGDSTFDNTSRIESKRSHQWFVDAGETELFPNKKQVVQASNSKSSSGVSNASIPSWENASGFHSMPGQFINRLFGSETASPVNFVERNMSPVGTENLNVRRKGMDDQFGEDASIGLSISPHAMEDPETCLTYGGIRKVKVNEVKDYDNGIHIPKGHSSTGEHINHLSSGQAYNRESEADFTSIGQSYNQDDSVTLMGHTYNRGDANIRSTGPTYGSGDGNSISMGGDTYSKGEGNVISFGGFPDEQDIIPVGRPVSGGYDLLYNPSSEQTSDTACEKESDASNANAVLCATQVAKSRPESVSKNKSEFKTSRKEAPNSFPSNVRSLISTGMLDGVPVKYVSLAREELRGIIKGSGYLCGCQSCNYSKALNAYEFERHAGCKTKHPNNHIYFENGKTIYQIVQELRSTPESLLFDAIQTVFGAPINQKSFRIWKESFQAATRELQRIYGKEELNL from the exons ATG AACAAGGGTTTTTGGATGGCGAAGGGTGTTGGACACGTAAATGATGGAGACTCAACATTTGATAATACTTCAAGAATTGAATCGAAGCGATCTCACCAATGGTTTGTTGATGCTGGTGAAACAGAGCTGTTCCCTAACAAGAAGCAGGTAGTGCAAGCTTCAAACAGCAAATCAAGTTCAGGAGTGTCAAATGCAAGTATTCCTTCTTGGGAGAATGCTTCCGGTTTTCATTCAATGCCAGGCCAGTTCATCAACCGCTTATTTGGATCTGAAACAGCAAGCCCTGTCAACTTTGTTGAAAGGAATATGTCTCCTGTTGGAACAGAGAATTTGAATGTGAGAAGAAAGGGTATGGATGACCAATTTGGAGAAGATGCATCCATTGGTTTGTCCATATCTCCTCATGCTATGGAAGATCCTGAAACGTGTCTCACCTATGGTGGAATAAGAAAAGTTAAAGTCAATGAAGTCAAGGATTATGACAATGGTATACATATTCCAAAGGGACATAGTTCTACTGGGGAACATATCAACCACTTGTCTTCAGGACAAGCCTATAACAGAGAAAGTGAGGCTGATTTTACATCAATAGGTCAGTCCTATAACCAGGATGACAGTGTTACTTTAATGGGCCACACCTACAACAGGGGAGATGCCAATATAAGATCAACAGGTCCCACCTATGGCAGTGGAGATGGCAATTCAATATCAATGGGTGGTGACACCTACAGTAAGGGGGAAGGTAATGTAATTTCTTTTGGTGGGTTTCCTGATGAACAAGATATTATCCCTGTGGGCAGGCCCGTAAGTGGCGGCTACGATCTATTATACAATCCGTCTTCAGAACAAACATCAGACACTGCCTGCGAGAAAGAGTCAGACGCATCAAATGCCAATGCAGTTCTTTGTGCCACTCAGGTAGCTAAATCAAGACCTGAATCTGTTTCCAAGAATAAGTCGGAATTTAAAACATCAAGGAAAGAAGCTCCAAACAGCTTCCCCTCCAATGTTAGAAGCTTGATATCAACCGGCATGCTTGATGGGGTTCCTGTAAAGTATGTTTCCTTGGCACGGGAG GAGCTTCGTGGAATTATAAAAGGTTCTGGCTATCTTTGTGGGTGTCAGTCATGTAATTATTCCAAG GCGCTGAATGCTTATGAATTTGAGCGCCATGCTGGTTGTAAAACAAAACATCCGAACAATCACATATATTTTGAGAATGGAAAGACTATCTATCAGATTGTACAAGAGTTAAGAAGCACACCCGAGAGTTTATTGTTCGATGCAATTCAAACTGTTTTTGGTGCACCAATTAATCAGAAATCCTTTCGCATTTGGAAAG aaTCATTTCAAGCGGCAACTCGCGAGCTTCAGCGTATATATGGAAAGGAAGAACTGAATCTATAG